Proteins encoded together in one Ralstonia insidiosa window:
- the fahA gene encoding fumarylacetoacetase, which produces MTKRQLSWLESANTPDTHFPLENLPFGIFSTKENPSPRAGVALGDQVIDLGALDDADLLPASTRGTFSTGTLNTFIALGKPVWAETRKKLQALFSVNDTHVRDNATLHARALVPQSHAVMHLPIDIPGYTDFYSSKEHATNVGRMFRDPENALLPNWLEIPIGYNGRASSVVVSGTPLHRPMGQIKLPDQPRPIFTACRKLDYELEMAFVVGKPSALGEPVSVDAAPDHMFGVVLLNDWSARDIQQWEYVPLGPFNSKGFGTSISPWIVTMEALEPFRVANPAQSPEPLEYLRQSQPNAYDIALETALRPHGGQRTTIARTNFRAMYWTMAQQLAHHTVSGCNVRVGDLMGSGTISGTTPDSYGSLLELTLNGKQPLDLADGTPQGTTRTFLEDGDEVTMTGWCQGDGYRVGFGEVRGEILPARGGK; this is translated from the coding sequence ATGACCAAACGCCAACTCAGCTGGCTCGAATCCGCCAACACCCCCGACACCCACTTCCCGCTGGAAAACCTGCCCTTCGGCATCTTCTCCACCAAAGAGAACCCCTCACCGCGCGCCGGCGTAGCCCTGGGCGACCAAGTCATCGACCTAGGCGCACTGGATGACGCCGACCTGCTGCCCGCCTCCACGCGCGGCACCTTCAGCACCGGCACGCTCAACACCTTCATCGCCCTAGGCAAGCCCGTGTGGGCAGAAACCCGCAAGAAGCTGCAAGCGCTGTTCAGCGTGAATGACACCCACGTGCGCGACAACGCCACCCTGCACGCCCGCGCGCTGGTGCCGCAATCCCACGCCGTGATGCACCTGCCCATCGACATCCCCGGCTACACGGATTTCTATTCCTCCAAGGAACACGCCACCAACGTCGGCCGCATGTTCCGCGACCCGGAAAACGCGCTGCTGCCCAACTGGCTGGAAATCCCCATCGGCTACAACGGCCGCGCCAGTTCGGTGGTGGTGAGCGGCACGCCGCTGCACCGCCCGATGGGCCAGATCAAGCTGCCGGACCAGCCGCGCCCGATCTTCACCGCCTGCCGAAAGCTGGATTACGAACTGGAGATGGCCTTCGTGGTCGGCAAGCCCAGCGCGCTGGGCGAGCCGGTGTCCGTTGACGCCGCACCGGACCACATGTTCGGCGTGGTGCTGCTCAACGACTGGAGCGCACGCGATATCCAGCAATGGGAATACGTGCCGCTGGGCCCGTTCAACTCGAAGGGGTTCGGCACGTCGATCTCGCCGTGGATCGTGACGATGGAAGCGCTGGAGCCGTTCCGCGTGGCCAACCCGGCGCAGTCGCCCGAGCCGCTGGAGTACCTGCGCCAGAGCCAGCCGAACGCTTACGACATCGCACTGGAAACGGCGCTGCGTCCGCATGGTGGCCAGCGCACCACCATCGCCCGCACGAACTTCCGCGCGATGTACTGGACGATGGCGCAGCAACTGGCGCACCACACCGTGTCCGGCTGCAACGTGCGCGTGGGCGATCTGATGGGCTCCGGCACCATCAGCGGCACCACGCCCGATTCGTACGGCAGCCTGCTGGAGCTGACCCTCAACGGCAAGCAGCCGCTTGACCTCGCGGATGGGACACCCCAGGGCACCACGCGCACGTTCCTGGAAGACGGCGACGAAGTCACCATGACCGGCTGGTGTCAGGGCGATGGCTATCGCGTGGGCTTTGGTGAAGTGCGCGGAGAAATCCTGCCGGCGCGCGGCGGAAAGTAA
- the hmgA gene encoding homogentisate 1,2-dioxygenase: protein MNMLAPTAKNAFTPASLDRPAYQSGFGNEFATEALPGALPHGQNSPQKAPYGLYAEQISGTAFTAPRAHNRRSWLYRIRPGAVHLPFEAIAQQRFHSNFNEVPPSPNQLRWDPLPAPAAGTDFVDGIVTFAGNGGPDAQTGCGIHLYAANADMTDRFFYNADGELLIVPQQGRLRLLTEMGVVDVEPLEIAVVPRGVRFRVELPDNEARGYICENFGALFRLPDLGVIGSNGLANPRDFLTPHAWYEDREGDFELVAKFQGNLWSAKIGHSPLDVVAWHGNFAPYKYDLRLFNTIGSISYDHPDPSIFLVLQSPSDTPGVDTIDFVIFPPRWLAAENTFRPPWFHRNVASEFMGLIQGVYDAKAEGFVPGGASLHNCMSGHGPDADTFEKASNGDTTKPHKVDATMAFMFETPAVIRPTRFAAESAQLQAKYFECWQGLKKHFDPTKR from the coding sequence ATGAACATGCTCGCCCCGACGGCCAAGAACGCATTTACCCCCGCGTCGCTGGACCGGCCCGCTTACCAAAGCGGCTTCGGCAACGAGTTCGCCACCGAAGCCCTGCCGGGTGCACTGCCGCACGGCCAGAACTCGCCGCAGAAGGCGCCGTACGGCCTGTATGCCGAGCAGATCTCCGGCACGGCCTTCACCGCACCGCGTGCGCACAACCGCCGCTCGTGGCTGTACCGCATTCGCCCGGGCGCCGTGCATCTGCCGTTCGAGGCGATCGCACAGCAGCGCTTTCATAGCAACTTCAACGAGGTGCCGCCCTCGCCCAACCAGTTGCGCTGGGACCCACTACCCGCACCCGCTGCCGGCACAGATTTCGTTGACGGCATCGTCACGTTCGCCGGCAACGGCGGCCCCGATGCGCAAACCGGCTGCGGCATCCACCTGTACGCCGCCAACGCGGACATGACTGACCGCTTCTTCTACAACGCCGACGGTGAACTGCTGATCGTGCCGCAGCAAGGCCGCCTGCGCCTGCTGACGGAGATGGGCGTGGTCGACGTCGAACCGCTGGAGATTGCCGTCGTCCCACGCGGCGTGCGCTTCCGCGTCGAGCTGCCGGATAACGAAGCTCGCGGCTACATCTGCGAAAACTTCGGCGCGCTCTTCCGCCTGCCCGACCTGGGCGTGATCGGTTCCAACGGCCTGGCCAACCCACGTGACTTCCTCACGCCGCACGCCTGGTACGAAGACCGCGAAGGCGACTTTGAACTCGTCGCCAAATTCCAGGGCAACCTGTGGAGCGCCAAGATCGGCCACTCGCCGCTGGACGTGGTGGCCTGGCACGGCAACTTCGCGCCGTACAAGTACGACCTGCGCCTGTTCAACACCATCGGCTCGATCAGCTACGACCATCCGGACCCGTCGATCTTCCTGGTGCTGCAGAGCCCCTCCGACACGCCGGGCGTGGACACCATCGACTTCGTGATCTTCCCGCCACGCTGGCTGGCCGCCGAAAACACCTTCCGCCCGCCCTGGTTCCACCGCAACGTCGCCAGCGAATTCATGGGCCTGATCCAAGGCGTGTACGACGCCAAAGCCGAAGGCTTCGTACCCGGCGGCGCCAGCCTGCACAACTGCATGAGCGGCCATGGCCCCGATGCCGACACGTTCGAGAAAGCCAGCAACGGCGACACCACCAAGCCCCACAAGGTGGACGCGACGATGGCCTTCATGTTCGAAACGCCGGCGGTGATCCGCCCGACACGCTTCGCAGCCGAATCCGCACAACTGCAAGCCAAGTACTTCGAATGCTGGCAAGGCCTGAAGAAGCATTTCGACCCAACCAAGCGTTAA
- a CDS encoding MFS transporter has protein sequence MRPAPAAPSASSASIDLARLIDQGKVGGFQILLLAICGLCLIIDGFDVQAMGYVAPAIIKDWGITKASLGPVFGAGLFGMLVGSLVFGVLGDRFGRRPVLIIATFFFAACMLATTQVETVQALLVLRFITGLGLGCIMPNAMALAGEFSPARSRVTWMMLVSCGFTVGAALGGFVSAALLSRFGWHAVFLVGGLVPLAIGVMMVLWLPESLQYLVLKGDPQTRHQRLARWLGKLAPQLQVNAQTQFVVPEAPARSMPVSALFTEGRAKVTLVLWVINFMNLIDLYFLSNWLPTLIRDAGYPTDTAVLVATALQVGGVIGTLTLGRMIDRLGFVRVLAVCFLIACATVALIGHVAALLPMLVAVVFVAGFCIVGGQPAVNALAATYYPTTLRATGIGWSLGVGRIGSVIGPVIGGQLIAMQWSGPALFSAAAVPALVSFGMVLALTLAASGRDAARFAARKPA, from the coding sequence ATGCGCCCTGCCCCCGCTGCGCCATCCGCCTCATCCGCCTCAATTGACCTCGCCCGCCTGATCGACCAAGGCAAAGTCGGCGGCTTCCAGATACTGCTGCTCGCCATCTGCGGGCTGTGCCTGATCATCGACGGCTTTGACGTGCAGGCCATGGGCTACGTGGCGCCGGCCATCATCAAGGATTGGGGGATCACCAAGGCGAGCCTCGGGCCAGTCTTCGGCGCGGGGCTGTTCGGCATGCTGGTCGGCTCGCTCGTGTTTGGCGTGCTGGGCGACCGCTTCGGACGTCGGCCGGTGCTGATCATCGCCACATTCTTCTTTGCAGCCTGCATGCTGGCCACCACGCAGGTGGAGACGGTACAGGCGCTGCTTGTTCTTCGCTTCATCACCGGCCTGGGGCTGGGCTGCATCATGCCCAACGCGATGGCGCTGGCCGGCGAATTCAGCCCGGCGCGCTCGCGCGTGACGTGGATGATGCTGGTGTCGTGCGGCTTTACCGTGGGCGCGGCGCTAGGCGGGTTCGTCAGTGCGGCGCTGCTGTCGCGCTTTGGGTGGCACGCGGTGTTTCTGGTGGGTGGGCTGGTGCCGCTCGCCATTGGCGTGATGATGGTGCTGTGGCTGCCAGAATCCCTGCAATATCTCGTTCTCAAGGGCGACCCGCAAACGCGACATCAGCGCCTCGCACGCTGGCTGGGCAAGCTCGCCCCGCAATTGCAAGTGAATGCGCAGACGCAGTTCGTGGTGCCGGAAGCGCCGGCACGTAGCATGCCGGTCTCAGCACTCTTCACCGAAGGTCGCGCCAAGGTCACGCTGGTGCTGTGGGTCATCAATTTCATGAACCTGATCGACCTGTATTTCCTGTCGAACTGGCTGCCGACGCTGATTCGAGATGCGGGCTACCCGACGGATACCGCCGTGCTGGTGGCGACCGCGCTGCAGGTCGGCGGTGTGATCGGCACGCTTACGCTGGGCCGCATGATCGACCGGCTGGGCTTTGTGCGCGTGCTGGCCGTGTGCTTCCTGATTGCCTGCGCCACCGTTGCGCTGATCGGCCATGTGGCGGCGCTGCTGCCGATGCTGGTAGCGGTGGTGTTTGTCGCCGGCTTCTGCATCGTCGGCGGGCAACCGGCCGTGAATGCGCTGGCCGCCACGTATTACCCGACCACACTGCGCGCCACTGGCATCGGCTGGAGCCTGGGCGTGGGCCGTATCGGCTCGGTCATCGGCCCGGTCATCGGCGGGCAACTGATTGCCATGCAGTGGAGCGGCCCGGCGCTGTTCTCGGCAGCGGCGGTGCCGGCACTGGTGTCGTTCGGCATGGTGCTGGCGTTGACGCTGGCCGCCAGTGGCCGGGACGCCGCACGCTTTGCCGCGCGCAAACCCGCCTGA
- a CDS encoding LysR family transcriptional regulator: MLNLRDVDLNLLVVFQEILREKRISVAADRLGLSQPAVSNALARLRQTFDDELFVRTPRGMMPTALAEQLAEPVATALDTLQRALGQRTHFEAASSTRTFTIAMSDVGEVYFMPVLAQLCAEQAPGVRIDTRRAGGFDMKAEMEAGAIDLAIGAFDDLSGESVFQRRLFQQDYVTMFRRGHPLGAGELTLERFRTASHLVVASSASPYNAIGPLLDKAGITQSARFSVPHFVAVPYIVSTTDLVVTVPRKLAERAAPPFGLQFVAPPLRLPALQTNVFWHRRFHQDAGNQWLRNLVAQQFAELEG, translated from the coding sequence ATGCTCAATCTGCGCGATGTGGACCTGAACCTGCTGGTGGTCTTTCAGGAAATCCTGCGTGAGAAGCGCATTTCTGTGGCGGCGGACCGGCTCGGCCTGTCGCAGCCGGCGGTGAGCAATGCTCTGGCCCGGCTGCGGCAGACCTTCGACGATGAGCTGTTCGTGCGCACCCCGCGCGGCATGATGCCAACCGCACTTGCCGAGCAATTGGCAGAACCGGTGGCCACGGCGCTGGACACCTTGCAGCGGGCACTGGGCCAGCGCACGCACTTTGAGGCGGCCAGCTCCACGCGCACCTTCACCATTGCCATGAGCGACGTCGGCGAGGTGTATTTCATGCCCGTGCTGGCGCAGCTGTGTGCCGAGCAGGCGCCCGGCGTGCGTATCGACACCCGGCGCGCCGGCGGGTTCGACATGAAGGCGGAGATGGAAGCGGGTGCCATCGACCTGGCCATCGGCGCGTTCGATGATCTGTCGGGCGAGAGCGTGTTCCAGCGTCGCCTGTTCCAGCAGGACTACGTGACGATGTTCCGGCGCGGCCATCCATTGGGGGCGGGCGAGTTGACGCTGGAGCGCTTTCGCACGGCATCACACCTAGTGGTGGCGAGCTCAGCTAGTCCGTACAACGCCATTGGGCCGTTGCTGGACAAGGCGGGGATCACGCAATCCGCGCGCTTTTCGGTGCCGCACTTCGTGGCGGTGCCATACATCGTCAGCACCACAGACCTGGTGGTGACGGTGCCGCGCAAGCTGGCCGAGCGTGCCGCGCCGCCGTTCGGGCTGCAGTTTGTGGCGCCGCCGCTCAGGTTGCCGGCGCTGCAAACCAACGTGTTCTGGCACCGGCGCTTCCACCAGGATGCCGGCAACCAGTGGTTGCGCAATCTGGTTGCGCAGCAGTTTGCAGAATTGGAGGGGTAA
- a CDS encoding glutamate carboxypeptidase, whose product MKKRQLMSLAAALACATTAFAQPTKAANADSALLQAAQQRKDAFVKDLATLVNIDTGTDDANGLAKVEAILAQHLKDLGASVEIVAAPPAAGKAVIGKLQGTGTQNIMLMIHYDTVFGVGEAAKRPFKITGNKATGPGVADAKGGALMILYALEIARARGFKDYKTLTVLFNPDEEKSSLGSRSLISKLSADQDYVLVYEPPEADVVTVATNGIAYVHLDVKGRASHAGSAPEAGRNAALELSNQIVQLKDLGDPAKGTTVNWTVVRSGDRVNIIPEAASATADMRMADVAEVQRVQADADKIIQKKLIADTEVKVKVENRRPPFSRNADSDRLAAAADGIYKELGKSIKPVAMRYGTDAGFAYHPNSGKPVVLDGMGIVGDRLHSSDEWADLDSVVPRLYLTVRMLEVMGKGKLAD is encoded by the coding sequence ATGAAAAAGAGACAACTGATGTCACTGGCTGCGGCATTGGCCTGCGCCACCACCGCATTCGCACAGCCCACCAAAGCGGCCAACGCCGATAGCGCCTTGCTCCAAGCCGCGCAACAGCGCAAAGATGCCTTCGTCAAAGACCTGGCCACGCTGGTCAATATCGACACGGGCACCGACGATGCCAATGGGCTGGCGAAAGTCGAGGCGATCCTCGCACAACATCTGAAAGACCTCGGCGCCAGCGTCGAGATCGTTGCCGCGCCGCCGGCCGCAGGCAAGGCCGTGATTGGCAAGCTGCAAGGCACCGGCACGCAGAACATCATGTTGATGATTCACTACGACACCGTCTTCGGTGTCGGCGAGGCCGCCAAGCGTCCGTTCAAGATCACCGGCAACAAGGCCACCGGCCCCGGCGTGGCCGATGCCAAGGGCGGTGCGCTGATGATCCTCTACGCGCTGGAGATCGCCCGCGCGCGCGGCTTCAAGGACTACAAAACGCTGACCGTACTGTTCAACCCCGATGAGGAAAAAAGCTCGCTCGGCTCACGCAGCCTGATCAGCAAGCTGTCAGCCGATCAGGATTACGTGCTGGTGTATGAACCGCCCGAGGCCGACGTGGTGACGGTGGCCACCAACGGCATCGCCTATGTGCATCTGGACGTCAAGGGCCGTGCATCGCACGCAGGCTCCGCGCCGGAAGCCGGCCGCAACGCCGCACTGGAACTATCCAACCAGATCGTGCAGCTCAAGGATCTGGGCGACCCGGCCAAGGGCACCACGGTCAACTGGACGGTGGTGCGCTCGGGCGATCGCGTCAACATCATCCCCGAGGCGGCCTCCGCCACCGCTGACATGCGCATGGCCGACGTGGCCGAAGTGCAGCGCGTGCAGGCCGATGCCGACAAGATCATCCAGAAAAAGCTGATTGCCGACACCGAGGTCAAGGTCAAGGTGGAGAACCGCCGCCCGCCGTTCAGCCGGAATGCCGACAGCGACCGCTTGGCCGCTGCTGCCGATGGCATCTACAAGGAGTTGGGCAAGTCGATCAAGCCGGTGGCCATGCGCTACGGCACCGATGCCGGCTTCGCCTACCACCCGAACAGCGGCAAGCCCGTCGTGCTGGACGGCATGGGCATCGTTGGCGATCGGCTGCACTCGTCAGACGAATGGGCCGACCTCGACAGCGTGGTGCCTCGCCTGTACCTGACGGTGCGCATGCTGGAGGTCATGGGCAAGGGCAAGCTCGCCGATTGA
- a CDS encoding aldo/keto reductase: MRYNMLGRTGLFVSELCLGTMTFGGNDGIWQHIGDLQQADAERLIGRSLEAGINFIDTADVYANGVSEKITGQALKNLKVSRDSVVVATKVFGQTGEGANARGASRYHIMDGVKASLARLQLDHIDLYQIHGFDPATPIEETVRALDTLVQQGHVRYVGVSNWAAWQIVKALGIAERLGCARFESLQAYYTIAGRDLERELVPMLQSEGLGLMVWSPLAGGLLSGKYTREQQGEQGSRRTTFDFPPVDRERAYTCIDAMRVMADARGVSVAQIALAWLLHQRVVTSVIVGAKKVEQLDDNIAATQVELTAQELAQLDGLSKLPAEYPGWMLERQGEYRRGQLAGTRQAGR; this comes from the coding sequence ATGCGCTACAACATGTTGGGACGGACAGGCCTGTTTGTGTCGGAACTGTGCCTTGGGACGATGACGTTCGGTGGCAATGATGGCATCTGGCAACACATCGGGGATTTGCAGCAGGCGGACGCCGAACGGCTGATTGGCCGCTCGCTTGAGGCCGGGATCAATTTCATCGATACCGCGGATGTGTACGCGAACGGCGTGTCGGAGAAGATCACCGGGCAGGCGCTCAAGAACCTGAAGGTGTCGCGCGACAGCGTGGTCGTTGCCACCAAGGTGTTCGGCCAGACCGGCGAGGGCGCAAACGCACGTGGTGCGTCGCGCTATCACATCATGGATGGGGTGAAGGCAAGCCTGGCGCGCCTGCAGCTCGACCATATCGACCTGTATCAGATCCACGGCTTTGACCCGGCCACGCCCATTGAAGAAACGGTGCGTGCGCTCGACACGCTGGTGCAGCAGGGGCATGTGCGCTATGTCGGTGTATCGAACTGGGCGGCCTGGCAGATCGTCAAGGCGCTGGGCATTGCTGAGCGCCTGGGTTGTGCGCGCTTCGAAAGCCTGCAGGCGTACTACACCATCGCCGGCCGTGACCTGGAGCGCGAGCTGGTGCCGATGCTCCAGAGCGAAGGTCTGGGTCTGATGGTGTGGAGCCCGTTGGCCGGTGGCCTGCTCAGCGGCAAGTACACCCGTGAGCAACAGGGCGAGCAGGGCAGCCGCCGCACGACGTTCGATTTCCCGCCGGTGGACCGCGAGCGCGCCTATACCTGCATCGATGCCATGCGCGTCATGGCTGATGCGCGCGGCGTGTCGGTCGCGCAGATTGCGCTGGCTTGGCTGCTGCACCAGCGCGTGGTGACCAGCGTGATCGTCGGTGCCAAAAAGGTCGAGCAACTTGACGACAACATCGCCGCCACCCAGGTTGAGCTGACGGCGCAAGAGCTGGCGCAGCTCGATGGTCTGAGCAAACTCCCCGCCGAGTACCCCGGCTGGATGCTGGAGCGCCAGGGTGAATACCGGCGCGGCCAGCTTGCCGGCACGCGGCAGGCCGGTCGCTAA
- the prfH gene encoding peptide chain release factor H: MVLLQLSSAQGPAECELAVAKALMRLQCESADAGVQLELVEQEDGERAGTLRSALVSLEGDAEDAVARAWEGTMQWTCPSPYRANGTRHARKNWFFGVARCAAPSETLPGEIRFETTRSSGPGGQHVNKTESAVRATHIATGISVKVQTERSQHANKRLAVLLLAHKLADHDAATHAAQRADRRALHHQVARGNPRRVFKGERFEPASGA, encoded by the coding sequence ATGGTGCTACTGCAATTGTCTTCTGCGCAGGGGCCGGCGGAATGCGAACTGGCTGTGGCGAAAGCACTGATGCGCCTGCAATGCGAATCCGCAGACGCAGGCGTTCAACTCGAACTGGTGGAACAGGAGGACGGCGAACGTGCCGGCACGCTGCGTTCCGCGCTGGTCAGCCTGGAGGGCGATGCCGAAGACGCCGTGGCGCGCGCATGGGAGGGCACGATGCAATGGACGTGCCCCAGCCCCTATCGCGCAAACGGCACACGGCACGCACGCAAGAACTGGTTCTTCGGCGTGGCACGTTGCGCGGCGCCATCGGAAACGCTACCCGGCGAGATCCGCTTTGAGACCACGCGCTCGTCCGGCCCGGGTGGGCAACACGTGAACAAGACGGAATCCGCCGTGCGCGCCACGCACATCGCCACGGGCATCAGCGTGAAGGTGCAGACCGAGCGCAGCCAGCACGCCAACAAGCGGCTGGCCGTGCTGCTGCTCGCACACAAACTGGCGGACCATGATGCGGCGACGCATGCCGCGCAACGTGCGGACCGGCGCGCGCTTCATCACCAGGTGGCGCGCGGCAACCCGCGCCGTGTGTTCAAGGGCGAACGGTTCGAGCCTGCGTCCGGTGCTTAG
- a CDS encoding RNA ligase RtcB family protein, with amino-acid sequence MGNCILHLFDGGTLIASDDTWIEGDAIRQLQTTKALDGMRHVAGMPDLHPGRGYPVGAAFFSVGRLYPALIGGDIGCGMTLWATDIDANKVSLDKLDKRLGNIDTPLDESWRELAAALAPPDTGFDAALGTIGGGNHFAELLRVDDIYDEAGGISLNPRQLLLLAHSGSRGLGQAILEEQVRAHGHSGLSQDDPACAAYLQRHDTALHFAKANRELIARRMLDRLHAQGKPLLDVHHNFVAPATVHGERGWLHRKGATPSDAGVVVIPGSRGDYSYLVAPLPSEHGLFSLAHGAGRKWMRSDCKDRLVRRFTPAQLNRTKLGSHVICEDKQLIYEEAPEAYKSIDSVIAPLVDAGLVKVLARLRPVLTYKTRGECC; translated from the coding sequence ATGGGCAATTGCATCTTGCATTTGTTCGATGGCGGCACCCTGATCGCCTCGGACGACACCTGGATCGAAGGCGATGCGATCCGACAACTTCAAACCACCAAAGCACTCGACGGCATGCGCCATGTGGCTGGCATGCCCGACCTGCATCCGGGCCGCGGCTACCCCGTGGGCGCGGCGTTCTTCTCAGTCGGCCGCCTGTATCCGGCGCTGATCGGTGGTGACATCGGCTGCGGCATGACGCTGTGGGCAACGGATATCGATGCCAACAAGGTCAGCCTGGACAAGCTCGACAAGCGACTTGGCAACATCGATACGCCGCTCGACGAAAGCTGGCGTGAACTGGCAGCGGCATTGGCTCCCCCGGACACCGGCTTTGACGCCGCACTGGGCACCATCGGTGGTGGCAACCACTTTGCCGAACTGCTGCGCGTGGATGACATCTACGACGAAGCGGGTGGCATTTCCTTGAACCCGCGTCAGCTTCTGCTGCTGGCACACAGCGGCTCGCGCGGGCTGGGCCAGGCGATTCTGGAGGAACAAGTTCGTGCGCATGGCCACAGCGGGCTGTCGCAGGACGACCCGGCGTGTGCAGCCTACCTGCAACGCCATGACACAGCGCTGCACTTTGCCAAGGCCAACCGCGAACTGATCGCGCGCCGCATGCTGGACCGCCTGCACGCGCAAGGCAAACCCCTGCTCGATGTACACCACAACTTTGTCGCACCGGCCACGGTCCATGGCGAACGTGGCTGGCTGCACCGCAAGGGCGCAACGCCGTCAGATGCGGGTGTGGTCGTCATCCCCGGTTCGCGTGGGGACTACAGCTACCTCGTCGCCCCGCTGCCGAGCGAGCACGGTCTGTTCTCGCTCGCGCACGGCGCAGGCCGCAAGTGGATGCGCAGCGACTGCAAGGATCGCCTCGTGCGCCGCTTCACGCCAGCGCAACTGAACCGGACCAAGCTCGGCAGCCACGTCATCTGCGAAGACAAGCAGTTGATCTACGAAGAGGCACCCGAAGCCTACAAGTCGATCGACAGCGTGATTGCACCGCTGGTGGACGCTGGCCTGGTGAAGGTGCTCGCGCGCCTGCGCCCGGTGCTGACCTACAAGACGCGTGGGGAGTGCTGCTGA
- a CDS encoding DUF2783 domain-containing protein: MPLNTQPNLPRPDDFYEALIDTHRNLSDEQSAMLNAQLILLLANHIGDMVVLREALAAARLALPASTA; the protein is encoded by the coding sequence ATGCCGCTGAACACTCAACCCAACCTGCCCCGCCCCGACGACTTCTACGAGGCGTTGATCGACACGCACCGCAACCTGAGCGACGAGCAAAGCGCGATGCTCAACGCACAGCTCATCCTGCTGCTCGCCAACCATATCGGCGACATGGTCGTGCTGCGCGAGGCGTTGGCGGCGGCGCGGCTGGCATTGCCCGCAAGCACCGCGTAA